TGTATGGGTTAGAAATGAATGGAGCACAGATGAAGATTCAGTACGGATTGATGCAAGACAAGCAGGAAATCAATCACCTACAATTTTCGTATTTATCCCAAAGAGAGCGGAGATTGCAAATTATATAGTGGAGTCAAAAGCTTCTACTGCTACTCTAAGCAAAAAGGGTTCACCGGCTCCTGTAACCCCTGAGGGCAAAGAGGCTATGGCGGCCATGGAGACGATTAAAAACAATGCTGAAAGAAATATTGATGAATTGTTAAGAGAGGCTTTATCTGAAGCTAAGGTCTTCCAAGCGGGGGGAAATGAGATTATTGAAGCAAACCTAAAGGACGCCATACTATCTGCTGCTAATAACTCAATTCATAGGCTTTTTCAAGAGTTTGATATAGCAGATAATCCTAATTGGAATAAAGTATTTTCAAAAGCTAAAGAAGGTGCACCTGATTCACTTAAATATGTAGGTTTTAATGGAGATGTAACTGAACATGCTGTATGTAAAAAAGTTATGAATTATATAGGCAGCGGGAAAAAAGGAACAGATATCAGAAGGGAATTCGAAAATGCACCTTACGGTTGGTCTGGAGATGCTATAGATGGGTCGTTACTTGCTTTAATGGTTGCAGGGTTGATTCGATGTTTGGACGAATCTGGGAATATAGTTAATCCAAAAGATATTGAAAGAAAACAAATTGGTAAGATGACCTTTAAAATAGAATCTGTGACAATCTCTACGAAACAAAGAATCCAGATTAGGAAGTTGTATCAAAAAGCAGGTATTAAGGCTGATGCAGGCAACGAGTCTTTAAAAGCTGAAGATTTCGTTAATTATATGTTAGAGCTTGCAGAAGATGCTGGAGGAGTAGAACCTAGACCTGAAAAGCCAGATACGTCGCTAATTAATGAGCTTAAATATCAGACAGGTAATGAACAGTTATTATCGATTTATGAAAATAGAAATAAACTAGAAACGCTTATTGAAGAGTGGTCTAAGTTGAAGTTGAACATTGAAAGTAGGATTATCAATTGGAATAAATTGGAACAGATGATATCTCTTGTTTCTGATGAAGATGCTATTAGTGATATTAAGAAACAAGTACAATCCATAAAAGAAGAACGTCAACTTCTTCATGAGCCTGATATGATAGTACCACTATTAAAGTCTTTAGAAAATATATTAAGAACTACAATAAATGAGAAGTATTCAAAATATTCAAGTGTTTACGACTATTTAAATAAAAAGCTAAATAGTAACGAAGCTTGGAGCAGATTAAGTGAAGAGAAGCGAACTAGTATATTAAAACAAAGCGGGCTCTCGAAAATTCAGCCAATTGCTTTAGGAACATATGAGGAATTATTGAGTGCTTTAAGGCAGTACCCATTAAGATCATGGACTGATAAAGAAGCGGCATTACAGGCCAAATTTAATATGGCTACCGAGATGGCCGCAAAAGAACTCGAACCAAAGTTGCAAATGGTTGAGATACCCAAACGCACACTTAAATCAGAAGAAGAAATTAATCGTTGGATTGAAGAAATAAGAGTTCAGCTTAAAGAAAAATTAGTCGATGGACCAATAATTGTACGCTAATCAGGAGGTGAAATGATTGAAACCTTTATCGAAGGAGTTAAGAAATAAATTTGAAAGAACCATAGAGAATGCTAGGGAAATAGCAGAGGAAGCAGCAAGAATTGCTCTAGAACAACTAGGAGTAGGTGAGGCTTCGCCATATAGTTATTTATCAGAGGATGAGCGAGCATTGCGTAGAAGATTACGAGCACATGGTCGAAATCTAGGCGATGTTCGAGATCCAAAAACAGAAACTCAAGAAATTGATAGATTGGTTGAGGAAATAGCCTATGAACATTGGCATAGAATGCTTTTTGCAAGGTTCTTAGCAGAAAACGATTTGCTTATGTATTATGAAGATGATGATATAGAGAATGCAGTTCCAGTTACATTATCAGAGTGTGATGAATTGGCTCAGGAACTAGGGATGAAGAATGGTTGGGAAGTAGCGGCAAAACTTGCAACTAAAATGTTACCGCAAGTTTTTAGGGCTGACTCACCAGTGTTTAAAGTTGAATTATCTCCAGAAAAGCAAAGGCAGCTTGAAAATCTTGTTTCAAGTATTGAAGGAGATGTATTTAAAGCATTCGATAGTTTAGGATGGGCTTATCAATTTTGGCAAAATAAGAAGAAAGAACTGATTAACAAGTCTGAATCAAAGATTGGTGCAAAGGAATTACCAGCTGTAACGCAAATTTTTACTGAGCATTATATGGTAGACTTTTTACTTGATAATTCTATTGGTGCTTGGTATGCAAACAAAAATTTGAAGAAAAATAAAATGACCAACATCAAAATAGAAACTAATGTAAAAAAAGAACTAGGATTATCTAATTTTAGCTTAGATTCATTAAGATTGAACAAGAATGATAATCAAGAATGGGAACCACTAATTAAGGATTTTATAGGCTGGCCAGAGAACTTGTCAGATTTTAAACTGCTAGATCCTTGTGCAGGTTCAGGTCACTTTTTAGTGGCAGCGTTCAATAAGCTAGTACCGATGAGAATGGCCCTAGAAAATTTGACTGCTAAGGAAGCTTGTGATGCTGTAATTAAGGAGAATATTTATGGGTTGGAAATTGATAAAAGATGTGTTGAAATAGCAGCATTTGCTATAGCACTAAATGCATGGAAATATCCAAATGCTGGAGGTTTTCGCATATTACCGGAGCTGCAAATAGCATGGTGTGGGCAATCACTTAATATGAAACGAGATGAATGGATTGCTTTAGGAGGAAATAATAATGAAGTAAAAATGCATTTAGATGCACTTTATAATATCTTCAAGAATTCTTCTAGTTTAGGGAGCTTAATAGATCCATATGATTTATTTGAGAAAGATAGCTTGTTCTTTAATAATTACGATGAAGTATGCAAAAACTTGGAAAGGGTTTTTAATGGTAATAAAGATATAAAAGAAATGGGAGTTATTGCGCAGGGAATTGAAAAGACTTTTAATATTCTTAATGATAAATATCATCTTGTTGTTACTAATGTTCCTTACTTAGGTAAAGGAAAAATGAGTGAGCCACTAAGAAGATATGTTGAGAAATATTATGCTGGAGCGGATGATGATTTAGCAACATCGATGATAGCTAGATGTCAAAAGTTTTGTGCTTATGGAGGGATTTCACTTTACGTTACATCTAAAAATTGGATGTTTATAAAAACATTTGAGGAATTCAGACTAGAATTACTAAATAAGTACAAATGGAATTTTGTTATAGATCTTGGATATAAAGCATTTAGTACACAAATGTACGACTTTCCAGTATGTATGATTTCTATTAAAAATTTAAAGCCCCAAGAGAATGATAAAATATATTCTTTATCAACAGGCAACATTCCTTTAGAGGAAAAAATTGAGTATCTAATATATAATACAGCTAAAGTTTCAATGCAAAATCACCAAAAATCGAATCCTCAAAATCGCATTATTTTTGATCTTGATTTTAGTAATGAATTGATGAAGGAATATATAAAATCTACTGAGGGGTTGTCTACAGGTGATTCTGATAGATTCATAGCTAATTTTTGGGAAAATACAAATGGAAGTAATGAGTGGAGCTATTACCAAACATCACCTTCAAACGATTACAACTTAGATGGATGTTCGAAAATTATATATTGGCAAAATGGTAATGGGATACTTTCGGAATTTAAAGGTGCAAGAATACAAGGTAATGCAGCATGGGGGAAAAAGGGGATTATAGTAGGGCGTGTAGGGCAAATAAGATCTAATATTTATTTAGGATATTTATTTGATAAAAGTTCGGTAGTATTATCTATGAAAGATGAAGCATATTTTGATGATATATGGAATTATGTGAAATCAAAAAAATTCAAAGATTCAGTTAGAAAGATGGATACCAAATTAGGTGTTGCTACTTCTGTATTTGAAAATGTGCCCATTAATATCGATGAATGCACAAAAGAGAATAAATATAAGTACAGTATTTATTCAGATGACCCTACACAGTGGATATTCCATGGTCACCCACGTAAATCAATAGATCCTTTACAAGTCGCAGTTGTAAGACTGTTAGGTTATAGATGGCCTGCAGAATTAGATGATGATATGGAGTTATCTGAAGAATCTAGAGAACTTATTGCACAATCTCAGAGCTTATTACCTTATGCAGATAAGGACGGTGTTGTTTGCATCCCATCTGTAAGGGGGGAGGCACCGGCTTCCGAAAGACTGCTTAATTTGCTTGCTGCAGCATATAAAGACGAAGACATTAATATGATATTGCCAGAACTACTCTCTAATGCTGATCATGCGGGAAAAAGTTTGGAGTCGTGGCTTAGAGATAAGTTCTTTACACAGCATTATAAACTGTTTGGGCATCGTCCATTCATTTGGCAAATATGGGATGGATTAAAAGATGGGTTTTCAGTTTTAGTGAATTATCATAAGCTAGACAGAAAGAATCTAGAGACTTTAATTTATACTTACTTGGGGGATTGGATTAGTAAACAGAAATCAGCTATGATGGACGGCATAGAAGGTGCAGAAGAGAAATTAAATGCTGCCATAAGTTTGAAAAAGAAATTGGAATTAATACTCGAAGGAGAAGCTCCATATGACATATTCGTGAGATGGAAGCCTCTTAATAAACAGCCTTTAGGCTGGGAACCTGATTTAAATGATGGCGTACGTGTCAACATTCGTCCTTTTATGCTGGTTGGAGATGTGGGAAAAAAAGGCGCTGGAGTGTTACGAGATAAACCAAATATTAAGTGGAATAAAGACAGAGGTAAAGATACAGAAAATAGTCCTTGGTATCATTTGTTTGGTGGAAATAGAATTAATGATTACCATTTGACACTAGAAGAAAAGAAAAAAGCAAGAGAAGATGAGGTGAAGTTCAGTTGAAATTAATAAATAATATAATAAACAGCATCAGAGCAGCAGCAAATTATAATCCTGAAGCTGAATCTCCACCTCAATGTATTTTATGGACTGATAAAGAAAAGCTTTGGGAAAAGGCTGTAGAGGTACTTAAAGGTGAGATGCCAGAACTACTTGTACTTGGGGAATATAAACCTGAAGTTCATATGGGACCAGCGATATGGTTAAGAGTAGCTATTTCTGGATTAATTGATAGTTATAAAGTTCCTATTGGAAAAGTTCCGGTATTATATTTGCCAGGTGTAAGTAGACAAGATATAAGAGCGGTGGAAAGCTGCTCTGAGGAACTTATGCCACTTGCAGAGTTGCAGTATCGTGGTGTAATCTGGTCTCAGATAAATTCAAGAGACTGGACACCACTAGCATATTTAAAAACTAAAAAGGGAGGATTAGGACTAAATATTCAACAAGATACTCAAACAATTGAAGCACTTGAAAGAGCTCTAGTGAAGCTTTTGTTTGAAGAGATTGACTCTTTAAAAAATGAATATTTAGATAAGGATTATTTTAATGCACTTTTAACAGGTGGAGATACCATAAGAGATGTTCTTAACTGGATAAATGATCCCGATTCATTTAAGAAAAGCAAAAGCGATGAAGAGTGGGAAGCTTTTGTTGAAATTTGTATTTCAAAGTTTCAGCTTAATCCAGAGCAGGATACAATTTATACTGCTGCTGAAAAAATTGCATGGAAAGAGCCACAATGGGATTCTGTGTGGGATAGATTTTGTGAAGCACCAGCAAAATATAATGCTATACCACAAGTCATGCGCAATATTATTATGCCACTTGGTATAGAGCCTGACAGATCGCCACAATGGAATGATCAGCAAGAGAGTGCATTAAGAAAAGAGTTAAAACTATTAGTTGGATTAGCTGAACATAACGCAAGAGATAGAATTATTGAATTAGAAAAGACTCATGGCGAAAGAAGAAACTTTGTATGGGCTGCAAGTGGAGATGCTCCATTGGCGGAAGCTATGTACTGGCTAAGTATTATTGCAGAACATACTCAGAAAATTATTACTGGAAACATAACAGAAATAATTAAAGCTTATGAGGATTGGGGTTGGAAAGTGGATAATGCGGTTTCTAGAGCTTTGGAATTAGTAAAAAAACAAGAGGATATTGATGCGATTACCAATGCTATAAGATCCATATATATTTCATGGATAGATGAATGTGCTAGGAATTTGCAAAAGGCAATTGCTACTAATCCAATCAAGTCAGTTCCTAACGAACATAAACCTGGAGAATGTATTTTGTTTGTAGACGGACTACGGTTTGATATGGCAAAACAAGTATCAGAGAACTTAACTGCACTTGGGTATGATGTAATGTATCGGTCAAGATTATCCGAGCTCCCTTCATTAACTGCTACCTGCAAACCAGCTTTAATGCCAATAGCAGATGAGTTAATTGGTTTGGAAGTAGATAATGAAGATTTTTGCCCTGTGATCAAAGAAACAAATCAAAAAGCATTATCACAAAGATTAGAAAGTCTAATGAATATAAAAGGTTGGAAAGTATTAAAGCATGGTGATTATAGAAAAGAAATAGAAGATAATGCATGGTTGGATTATAGTCACATAGATGAAGATGGACATAGTTTGGGTTGGCGTATAGTTCAAAATTTCAGTCGTTATATTGATGAAGTTGTTGAAAAGGTTGAGATTTTATTTGCAAATGGTTGGTCTAGAGTAAAGATTTTATCAGATCACGGCTGGTTAATGATGCCAGGGGGACTTCCAAAGGTAAATATTGCTGCATCACTTGTTGATAGTAAATGGGGGAGGACCGCTGCAGCAAAACCAGGAGCCTTATTAGATGTTAACTATTATCAATGGTATTGGAATCCGAATGTCCATTTTGTATTAGCTGAAGGAGCCGGATGTTATAGAGCAAATACAGAATATACACATGGAGGGATAAGCCTGCAGGAAAATATCCTGCTTGATCTATTGATATCGGCTCCAAAAGGTAATAATAACGCTTTACTAACAATTACAGATATTGTTTGGAAGGGTATGAGGTGTAAAGTAGCTGCTGAAGGTCAATTTGAGGATTTAAGGCTAGACATTAGAACGAAGTCAGCAATGCCAGAAACCTCAATAGTAATGGGGGTCAAGGAATTTCCATCAGATGGGATAACATCAGTGGTCGTTGATGATGATATTTATGAAGGAAAATCTGCCTTTTTAGTAGTCCTTGATGAAAATGATAAAGTAGTCTATCAAATAGCAACTATTATAGGAGGTGAGCAATAAATGAATTTTGACAGAATTGATGAAATTGCTGCCTCAGTATTAGATGGATATTTAGTAAAAAAGGATTTGGTTAGAACATTCAGCAGGCAATTCCCTGTACCTACCTATGTTGTAGAGTTTATGTTAGGTCGATATTGCGCTAGTACTAATGAGGATGAAATTCAAGAAGGAATTGAAATTGTTCAGAAACAACTGAAGTCTAAGACTGTTAAAGCAGGAGAACAAGAGTTGTTTAAAGCTAGAGCCAGGGAGCAAGGTGAAGTAAGGATAATTGATATTATCAATGCAAGATTAGATGAGAAAAGTGATTCCTATGTAGCTACTCTACCTAGTTTACAATTAAAAGATATACGTATTTCTCCTGAATTAGTCAGTGAGCACGAGAGAATATTAACTGGAGGTTTTTATGCAGAGGTGTCTTTAGCTTATGATGCCACAATTGCTCAAGAGAATAGGGGAAGACCGTTTGGGATTGAAAGTATTCGTGCAATACAGTTGTCTCAGAAAAACGTACTTGACGTACTTGCAGATGCGAGAAAAGAGTTCACAACAAAGGATTGGAAGGATTTTCTTTTGAGAAGTATAGGAATTGAACCGAGTGGTTTAAATGATCGTGCTAAAGATGCATTCTTCTTAAGGATGGTTCCTTTTGTTGAGAGAAACTATAATTTAGTTGAGCTAGGACCACGAGGAACAGGTAAGAGTCATCTGTTTCAACAGGTTTCTCCCTATGCGCATTTAGTTTCTGGTGGCAAGGCGACTGTAGCAAAAATGTTTGTTGATAATAATAGTGGTAGACGTGGATTGGTTTGTCAGTATGATGTAGTTTGTTTTGATGAAATTTCAGGCATTTCATTTGATAAAAAAGATGGCATTAACATAATGAAAGGCTATATGGAATCAGGTGAGTTTAGTAGGGGTAAAGAGAGT
The Desulfofalx alkaliphila DSM 12257 genome window above contains:
- a CDS encoding Eco57I restriction-modification methylase domain-containing protein, whose protein sequence is MKPLSKELRNKFERTIENAREIAEEAARIALEQLGVGEASPYSYLSEDERALRRRLRAHGRNLGDVRDPKTETQEIDRLVEEIAYEHWHRMLFARFLAENDLLMYYEDDDIENAVPVTLSECDELAQELGMKNGWEVAAKLATKMLPQVFRADSPVFKVELSPEKQRQLENLVSSIEGDVFKAFDSLGWAYQFWQNKKKELINKSESKIGAKELPAVTQIFTEHYMVDFLLDNSIGAWYANKNLKKNKMTNIKIETNVKKELGLSNFSLDSLRLNKNDNQEWEPLIKDFIGWPENLSDFKLLDPCAGSGHFLVAAFNKLVPMRMALENLTAKEACDAVIKENIYGLEIDKRCVEIAAFAIALNAWKYPNAGGFRILPELQIAWCGQSLNMKRDEWIALGGNNNEVKMHLDALYNIFKNSSSLGSLIDPYDLFEKDSLFFNNYDEVCKNLERVFNGNKDIKEMGVIAQGIEKTFNILNDKYHLVVTNVPYLGKGKMSEPLRRYVEKYYAGADDDLATSMIARCQKFCAYGGISLYVTSKNWMFIKTFEEFRLELLNKYKWNFVIDLGYKAFSTQMYDFPVCMISIKNLKPQENDKIYSLSTGNIPLEEKIEYLIYNTAKVSMQNHQKSNPQNRIIFDLDFSNELMKEYIKSTEGLSTGDSDRFIANFWENTNGSNEWSYYQTSPSNDYNLDGCSKIIYWQNGNGILSEFKGARIQGNAAWGKKGIIVGRVGQIRSNIYLGYLFDKSSVVLSMKDEAYFDDIWNYVKSKKFKDSVRKMDTKLGVATSVFENVPINIDECTKENKYKYSIYSDDPTQWIFHGHPRKSIDPLQVAVVRLLGYRWPAELDDDMELSEESRELIAQSQSLLPYADKDGVVCIPSVRGEAPASERLLNLLAAAYKDEDINMILPELLSNADHAGKSLESWLRDKFFTQHYKLFGHRPFIWQIWDGLKDGFSVLVNYHKLDRKNLETLIYTYLGDWISKQKSAMMDGIEGAEEKLNAAISLKKKLELILEGEAPYDIFVRWKPLNKQPLGWEPDLNDGVRVNIRPFMLVGDVGKKGAGVLRDKPNIKWNKDRGKDTENSPWYHLFGGNRINDYHLTLEEKKKAREDEVKFS
- the pglZ gene encoding BREX-1 system phosphatase PglZ type B; the encoded protein is MKLINNIINSIRAAANYNPEAESPPQCILWTDKEKLWEKAVEVLKGEMPELLVLGEYKPEVHMGPAIWLRVAISGLIDSYKVPIGKVPVLYLPGVSRQDIRAVESCSEELMPLAELQYRGVIWSQINSRDWTPLAYLKTKKGGLGLNIQQDTQTIEALERALVKLLFEEIDSLKNEYLDKDYFNALLTGGDTIRDVLNWINDPDSFKKSKSDEEWEAFVEICISKFQLNPEQDTIYTAAEKIAWKEPQWDSVWDRFCEAPAKYNAIPQVMRNIIMPLGIEPDRSPQWNDQQESALRKELKLLVGLAEHNARDRIIELEKTHGERRNFVWAASGDAPLAEAMYWLSIIAEHTQKIITGNITEIIKAYEDWGWKVDNAVSRALELVKKQEDIDAITNAIRSIYISWIDECARNLQKAIATNPIKSVPNEHKPGECILFVDGLRFDMAKQVSENLTALGYDVMYRSRLSELPSLTATCKPALMPIADELIGLEVDNEDFCPVIKETNQKALSQRLESLMNIKGWKVLKHGDYRKEIEDNAWLDYSHIDEDGHSLGWRIVQNFSRYIDEVVEKVEILFANGWSRVKILSDHGWLMMPGGLPKVNIAASLVDSKWGRTAAAKPGALLDVNYYQWYWNPNVHFVLAEGAGCYRANTEYTHGGISLQENILLDLLISAPKGNNNALLTITDIVWKGMRCKVAAEGQFEDLRLDIRTKSAMPETSIVMGVKEFPSDGITSVVVDDDIYEGKSAFLVVLDENDKVVYQIATIIGGEQ